One genomic region from Cataglyphis hispanica isolate Lineage 1 chromosome 11, ULB_Chis1_1.0, whole genome shotgun sequence encodes:
- the LOC126852682 gene encoding phospholipid phosphatase 1-like isoform X1 has protein sequence MQRSTEQLTRCSTITLTEEVAENIDGTTATRTVSEKIMSVCRRTIRWIYMFDLMLALSVTVLLGILEFNVIPYQQIGFFCNDPKISFKFTGDTISMTLLIILSISLPMIVMWIAECACHPADSYKSNAPNHDQVELTRNKQIWSWYSHYSIGLVMLTLVCEVMKILIGEPRPHFLDTCKPREATNCTDEYISSYTCTNTEFSDWFVKDSSKSFPSGHSAISLYTSIFLVWYLQNRLPNRTLFLKPWLQCLIAMWAVTCSMTRVGDHRHHWWDVLAGDVLGFLFGLFIVLIPCRHFCLGHIGADVVVVVPKTVHALNETLENGQISGFEKQRKHSVKKLLDPAIVDISEGREMKDIATKNWKK, from the exons AGATCCACGGAACAGCTAACGAGGTGCAGCACGATAACGCTAACGGAGGAGGTGGCGGAAAATATTGACGGTACAACGGCGACCCGTACGGTGTCCGAGAAGATCATGAGTGTCTGCAGAAGAACCATACGCTGGATATACATGTTCGATCTGATGTTGGCGTTATCAG TAACCGTACTTCTGGGGATTTTGGAATTCAATGTGATACCGTACCAGCAAATCGGTTTCTTTTGCAATGATCCAAAGATCTCGTTCAAGTTCACGGGTGACACAATCTCCATGACTTTATTGATAATCCTCAGCATCAGTTTACCCATGATAGTC ATGTGGATCGCGGAATGTGCCTGCCACCCCGCTGACAGTTACAAGAGCAACGCGCCGAATCACGACCAGGTCGAGTTGACCAGAAACAAGCAGATCTGGTCCTGGTACAGTCATTACTCCATAGGACTTGTTATGCTCACACTCGTCTGTGAGGTCATGAAAATCCTAATCGGCGAACCGCGGCCACACTTTCTCGACACGTGCAAACCGCGCGAGGCAACCAACTGCACCGATGA atACATAAGTTCTTACACGTGCACGAATACCGAGTTTTCCGATTGGTTCGTCAAGGATTCCAGCAAATCTTTTCCTTCCGGTCATTCGGCTATCTCCCTCTACACAAGCATCTTCTTAGtg TGGTATCTGCAAAACCGTCTGCCGAATCGGACGTTGTTTCTGAAACCGTGGCTGCAGTGCCTGATAGCCATGTGGGCCGTGACGTGTTCGATGACCAGGGTGGGCGACCACCGACACCATTGGTGGGACGTACTCGCCGGCGACGTTCTCGGCTTTCTGTTCGGTCTCTTTATCGTCTTGATCCCCTGCCGTCACTTCTGCCTCGGGCATATTGGCGCcgatgtcgtcgtcgtcgttccaAAGACGGTGCACGCCCTTAACGAGACGTTGGAGAACGGCCAGATCAGCGGCTTCGAGAAGCAGCGTAAGCACAGTGTCAAAAAGCTGCTCGATCCTGCCATCGTTGATATCTCGGAAGGCCGTGAGATGAAAGACATCGCGACCAAGAAttggaagaaataa
- the LOC126852682 gene encoding phospholipid phosphatase 2-like isoform X2 produces MSVCRRTIRWIYMFDLMLALSVTVLLGILEFNVIPYQQIGFFCNDPKISFKFTGDTISMTLLIILSISLPMIVMWIAECACHPADSYKSNAPNHDQVELTRNKQIWSWYSHYSIGLVMLTLVCEVMKILIGEPRPHFLDTCKPREATNCTDEYISSYTCTNTEFSDWFVKDSSKSFPSGHSAISLYTSIFLVWYLQNRLPNRTLFLKPWLQCLIAMWAVTCSMTRVGDHRHHWWDVLAGDVLGFLFGLFIVLIPCRHFCLGHIGADVVVVVPKTVHALNETLENGQISGFEKQRKHSVKKLLDPAIVDISEGREMKDIATKNWKK; encoded by the exons ATGAGTGTCTGCAGAAGAACCATACGCTGGATATACATGTTCGATCTGATGTTGGCGTTATCAG TAACCGTACTTCTGGGGATTTTGGAATTCAATGTGATACCGTACCAGCAAATCGGTTTCTTTTGCAATGATCCAAAGATCTCGTTCAAGTTCACGGGTGACACAATCTCCATGACTTTATTGATAATCCTCAGCATCAGTTTACCCATGATAGTC ATGTGGATCGCGGAATGTGCCTGCCACCCCGCTGACAGTTACAAGAGCAACGCGCCGAATCACGACCAGGTCGAGTTGACCAGAAACAAGCAGATCTGGTCCTGGTACAGTCATTACTCCATAGGACTTGTTATGCTCACACTCGTCTGTGAGGTCATGAAAATCCTAATCGGCGAACCGCGGCCACACTTTCTCGACACGTGCAAACCGCGCGAGGCAACCAACTGCACCGATGA atACATAAGTTCTTACACGTGCACGAATACCGAGTTTTCCGATTGGTTCGTCAAGGATTCCAGCAAATCTTTTCCTTCCGGTCATTCGGCTATCTCCCTCTACACAAGCATCTTCTTAGtg TGGTATCTGCAAAACCGTCTGCCGAATCGGACGTTGTTTCTGAAACCGTGGCTGCAGTGCCTGATAGCCATGTGGGCCGTGACGTGTTCGATGACCAGGGTGGGCGACCACCGACACCATTGGTGGGACGTACTCGCCGGCGACGTTCTCGGCTTTCTGTTCGGTCTCTTTATCGTCTTGATCCCCTGCCGTCACTTCTGCCTCGGGCATATTGGCGCcgatgtcgtcgtcgtcgttccaAAGACGGTGCACGCCCTTAACGAGACGTTGGAGAACGGCCAGATCAGCGGCTTCGAGAAGCAGCGTAAGCACAGTGTCAAAAAGCTGCTCGATCCTGCCATCGTTGATATCTCGGAAGGCCGTGAGATGAAAGACATCGCGACCAAGAAttggaagaaataa